The proteins below come from a single Leptospiraceae bacterium genomic window:
- a CDS encoding DUF433 domain-containing protein, whose translation MTQKELLARISVNPQICFGKPCIRGHRIWVSLILDFLSSGTTVEEILDDYPQLVKEDIYACITYGSEMSRERYIDLELVS comes from the coding sequence ATGACACAAAAAGAGCTACTTGCCAGAATTTCGGTCAATCCGCAAATATGTTTTGGTAAACCTTGTATTCGTGGGCATCGAATTTGGGTCTCCCTAATTTTAGATTTTCTTTCTTCCGGAACAACTGTTGAAGAAATTTTAGATGATTACCCGCAGCTTGTAAAAGAAGATATTTATGCATGTATTACTTATGGCTCTGAGATGAGTCGAGAGAGATATATTGACTTGGAGCTGGTTTCTTGA
- a CDS encoding ankyrin repeat domain-containing protein yields the protein MKTISLILLIPLFTFCAINRTKEEPVSNLNSQNLSLAQNEMTTSISNNLSERLILATLQGNANEVRVLLKSKNLNINYRNSDGDASIHHATGFISADDLGNETPVGNIAIVKLLIQNNADINIPNRRGDSPLLNASMFCQYEIAKFLIDSGANVKFKNAQENTALHNAVHCPLKIVKLLLNNNVNLNDKNSDGKSPLDCAKEFSNKEVISHLISKGAK from the coding sequence ATGAAAACAATAAGTCTAATACTGTTAATTCCCTTATTTACATTTTGTGCAATAAATCGAACAAAAGAAGAGCCTGTATCAAATTTAAATTCACAAAATCTTTCACTTGCGCAAAATGAAATGACTACATCTATTTCAAATAATTTATCCGAGAGGCTAATTCTTGCTACTCTCCAGGGTAATGCGAATGAAGTGCGCGTTCTTCTCAAGAGTAAAAATTTAAATATAAATTACAGAAACTCCGACGGTGACGCATCAATTCATCATGCAACTGGCTTTATAAGCGCGGATGATTTAGGAAACGAAACTCCAGTTGGCAATATTGCAATCGTCAAACTTTTAATACAAAATAATGCAGACATTAATATTCCAAATAGACGCGGAGACTCCCCGCTTCTAAACGCATCTATGTTTTGCCAATACGAAATTGCAAAGTTTCTAATTGACAGTGGAGCAAATGTAAAATTTAAAAACGCACAAGAAAATACAGCACTCCACAATGCAGTCCATTGCCCTTTAAAGATAGTAAAACTCTTGCTAAATAATAATGTAAATCTGAATGATAAAAATTCGGACGGCAAATCACCATTAGATTGTGCAAAGGAATTTAGTAATAAAGAAGTAATCTCTCATTTAATTTCAAAAGGAGCCAAGTAA
- a CDS encoding helix-turn-helix transcriptional regulator, with product MPTMQAVVKTRHIEITVKGNYLPPKILSVLKKEYGNKLHITEDKEEELVNVFETDWYRNIKKTITPGFNLKLYRGMKKLTQEELGKLLGNIPKQHISNMEKGIRPIILNTGKSLPRILVCRWKGLCEMKNIFEANIVYSIKSFIKKFIPSFLILLLSATSHKPKETFKDFAF from the coding sequence ATGCCTACTATGCAGGCAGTCGTGAAAACGCGCCATATTGAAATAACGGTTAAAGGAAATTATCTTCCTCCTAAAATACTTTCTGTTTTAAAAAAAGAATACGGAAATAAATTACATATCACAGAGGATAAGGAAGAGGAACTTGTAAATGTTTTTGAAACAGATTGGTATAGAAATATTAAGAAAACGATTACTCCCGGTTTCAATCTAAAACTCTATCGTGGAATGAAAAAATTAACACAAGAAGAATTAGGGAAATTGCTCGGTAACATCCCTAAGCAGCATATCTCAAATATGGAAAAGGGGATTAGACCTATTATCCTTAATACGGGAAAAAGCTTGCCAAGAATTTTGGTGTGTCGGTGGAAAGGTTTGTGTGAAATGAAGAATATATTTGAGGCTAACATCGTATATTCGATAAAGTCATTTATTAAAAAATTCATCCCTTCCTTTCTAATTTTACTTCTTTCGGCTACATCCCATAAGCCGAAGGAAACTTTTAAAGACTTTGCATTCTAA